The genome window CCATCATCCAAAGCGTTAAATCAAGCGCATGTGTTCCAATATCAATAAGAGGTCCGCCGCCCTGCGCTTCTTCATCTAAAAACACACCCCATGTTGGGACAGCACGACGACGAATCGCTTTTGCTTTTGCATAATAGATATCACCTAATTCGCCATTCTCGCAAACTTGGTGCAAGTAATCCGAGTCTTTGCGAAATCTATTTTGGTACCCAATTGTTAGTTTTTTGCCTGTACGCTCTGCAGCTTCAATCATACTTTTCGCTTCTGCTGTTGTTTTCGCCATTGGTTTTTCACACATAACGTGTTTTCCGGCTTCCATTGCTGCGATAGAAATCTCCGCATGAGAAATATTTGGTGTACACACATGGATGACATCGATGGATTTATCTTGGAGTAATTCTACATAGTTTGTGTATACGCTTGCATTTTCGCCACCAAATTCTTTTGCTGCTGCTTCGGCTTTTTCTAAAACGATATCGCAAAAAGCAACCATTTCTGCTTTCTCAGCTTTTAATAAACTTGGCATATGCTTCCCGTTTGCAATGCCTCCACAACCAATAATTCCAACTTTTAATGTCATAATAAAAAACCTCCAATAGTTTTGATAGTTACATCATACAAAACTACTCGAGGTAAATCTTCCTATTTTATTGCTTAATTATTCCCGTATATTGTCTTTCTGTATTTTAATGGCGCGACTCCCATTGCTCGTTTGAAGGCATGATGAAAAGTTTTTACACTACTAAAGCCAGCTAGTTCAGCCACTTCTGTTACAGGGAACGCCTCATTTAACAACATCCATTTTGCTTTGTTCAGCCGGTAATCATTTAAAAAAGTCACAAACGTCATTCCGGTATTTCGCTTGAAAAATTTCGTGAAATAGTATGTGCTAAAACCAGTGTAGTTCGCGACTTCTTGTAAGCTGACAGGTTCTTGATAATGTTTCTCGACATAGGAAAAAATTTGATCTAATTTATGTAGTGTTTCTTGAGATTTTAAGACTGCATCTTCTGAAATCACACTATCAGGTTGAGTTTTTATTTGAGGGATTTCCCGGTATATCAAGCCGATAATCGCCAGTAGGTCTGCTTTTAGAATATAATGCTTTCCAGGTTTTTCCCCGCTTGACTCAGAATGGATATTCATAATTAAAGATTGCATTTTAGCAACCGTTTCTTCTGGCCATTCCCTGCTCAAATGTGCCATTTCTGTAAGCATTTCGCGTAATGTTTGCATTTTGTCATCCATTTGCATTTCTTCTTGAAATAAACTTAAATCAAATTGGATAACGATACGTTCACTACTCGGCGAAGCTAAAAAATAATGCACATCTCCGCCATTTATTACTTGAATCTCTCCTTCTTTTAATTGAATTGGCATATCATTAATGCCAAGATTAAGGCTGCCTTTTAGCGCATAAATAATTTCAATCTCTTTATGCCAATGTGGATAAACAAGAACTTCTCCTTCATTAACAAACGAACGAAAAGGGAAAGCTTTATTTAATTCTGGAATTTCCAAGTATTCACTCATAGCGGAACTCCTTTTTTTCTTTCATTTTAGCATAAAAAAGAAGACAGCCGTTAAACTATCTTCATAAGATTATAAAATTAATGATTCATAGGGAATTTCATTAAAAAGTTTTTCTACATTTATAACAACAGGTATTTTAGTATTTAGTAAGTAACCTTCTTTTTTTAGTTCACTAAGAGTTAAGCTAAGATACTCTCTTGTAATCCCCATGAATTTAGATAAAAATGTAGTAGATAATTCTTGCGGGATTTGAATGTTATCTCCATTGGAAATACCGTATTCATAACCAATTGCAGCAATTAAATGTTTTACGCGGTCTTTCACCTTAAGCGTATTAAGCAGACATCGACGTTGCAGTATCATAATTTCTTTTTTCGCTTGATAAAGCATAAATTCTTCTATACTAACATGTTTTTCAACCATAAAAATGAAAAAATCTCTATCTACTGCCGTGATGACACTAGAACTTGGCGAGAGTAATTGAGCACCGATATTGCGTTTTAAATCTGAAGACATAAAAGATGAAAAATTACATACATCCCCATGTTTTAGCAATTGGTCGTACCCAATATAGTCATCTATTTGTGTTCCTTTCATAACAATACCTTTTTCAACAAAATAGATACCTGTTACAAAATCTACATCAAAAAGTTCATTTTTAGAAAGTTTAATACTCATACTATGTTTAGCAAAATCTCCAGACTTCTTACAAAAATGAAGTGGATTGGTCAAAATTTCATGTTGTCGTTTTTCTAATGTGTTCATTGCGAACTCCTCCTCTAAAGTATAATATCACACAATGAAAACACCCCAGAGAAGGAATACGCTGAATAAAATAACGTTACAATCATTAAAAAAGAAATTTTTCACTATTTGTTCATTAAAACTAACTTTTTTTATGCCAAAAACATCTAAATAAGTACTTTTTGTGACATTTTTTCTCTGCTTTTTTTAGATAATATTTTAACTTTTCCACCTTTTTTAACGTAAAAATCAATATATATTAAGTTTTGTTCTTTAAAGTGTGTCTATTTTCTTAATGACCCACGGTTTGTGACTATCGTCGAGAATTCCTTCTTTTCGTAGTTTCAGTACAATAATATTCGTATATTCTCGAGTAGTATTCGCATATTGGGCTAAAATAGAATTATTGATTTCATCAGGCAAAATGAATTCTTTATCCTTCGTTACTCTTCCCATATAAAGCCCAATCTCTTTTAAGCATGCTCTAATACGAAGTTCTTTCTTCATAAAATTACGTTTACTAGCTTTAAAATAAACTTTTCTTGTATAAAGTAAGTTAGATAATAGATATTTCGCTTTTTGACCTGATTCGTCCAAAACACGTTCCACAAAATCAGGATCAAGTACCCAACAATGAACTTCTGTCAGGCTGCGCAGTACAGACTCTTCTGGTTCTTCCTTAATAATAGGAATTAAATTAATTGCTATTTCGCCACCTACAAAGCTAATAATCCCTGAATCTCCGTATTCATTTTGAAGGCAATAAGAGAAGTATCCACTTTCTACTAAATAGATCTTGAAACCTTTCGAATTATTCATTTTAATTTCTTTACCTCTAGGAATAATTTCTTGATAACAATAATCATGAAAGGTGTAATCTTTTTTTAGTAATTGTAGTAGTGCTTTTGGCGTTGTTTCTTTAAAAATTTCCTCATCTGAATGCATTTTCCAACATCCTTTCCATTTGATTACAAAAAAACTGCAGAATAAATGCTTCTGCAAGTTCTTTTTTAGTTAAAGTATGGGTTTGTCTTCTTTTCATGACCGATGGTAGTTACATCACCATGACCTGAATAGGCTGGGAAATCATCTGGAAGTACAAACAGTTGTGTTTTAATACTGTTTATTAACATATCAAAATCTCCTGTATATAAATCTGTACGGCCGATACTACCTTTAAACAAAGCGTCTCCAACTACGACAAATTCGTCGAAAATAAAACTAACGCTTCCGATAGAATGCCCTGGTGTCGGTACTACTTTAAAACGAAAACCTTCTATATTATATTCACCTAACGTAAATTCATTTTCTGCAGGTTGCGCTATGATTGCTTTACCAGCTATGTGCGCAGATAAATTTAATTCTGGATTGGATAGCCATTCTTGCTCTAATGGGCTAACATATACTGGAATATTATATGTTTTGCGGATCTCTTCTAAAGCACCAATATGATCATAGTGACAATGAGTTAATAAAACTGCCACTGGTTTTACTTCGAGTTTTGCAATTTCCGCTTCAATTTTACTTGCTTCATCGCCTGGGTCAACAATTAATGCTACATTATCTTGATAAATGATATAACAATTTTCTTGGATTATTCCTGTCATGATTCGTTTGATTTTTGTCATTTCACTTCCGCCTTTCTTCACATTCACCATTATACCTAAAATACTACCTTACTTCCATCAATATTCCTTGTTTGTATTCACTTCCGAGATATACTACAATGAAGAAAGAAGTTTAAAAGGAGGAATAAAAATGACTGCAAAAATGTTACATACATGTATCCGCGTAAAAAACCTAACAGAATCAATTACTTTTTATGAAAAAGCATTAGGACTTAAAGAAGTTCGCCGCAAGGACTTCCCGGATTTCGAATTTACGTTAGTTTATATGGCGTTTGAAGAAGGCGGTTTTGAACTAGAATTAACGTACAACTACGACCAAAAAGAAGCCTACGATTTAGGAAATGGTTACGGTCACTTAGCGGTTGGTGTTCCGGACGTACGTGCTTTATTAAAAGAACACCAAGAAGCTGGTTTTACTGTGACAGATTTAAAAGGACTACCTGGCGAAGACCCATTCTATTATTTCTTAACAGATCCAGATGGTTATAAAACAGAAATCATTCAAGATGGCGCTTTATAAGTAGAAGAAGGACTGGAGAAGCTTAATGGGAAAATATTTTGTTATAATTTTGATCGCACTAGCAATTAATGGAATCAGTATTTTATTCCATAATGATATAGCAAGCCTTATCGCTGTCATCATTACAGCTGTACTACTTATTTATTTGATGGTGGACTTAACAAAAATGTATCGACGTAAATAGAAAAAGAGTCAGCAAAATCCACAGGATTCTGCTGACTCTTTTTATTATTGAATCACTAAATTGCTTGCAACTTGTTTAGATTCTTTCATAAGATTTTCGATAATATCACTAGTGGAACGAATTTCAGTTAACATACCACAAATTTGTCCAGCCATAACAGAACCATTCTCAACGTCACCTTCATGGACTGCTTTTCTAAGAGAGCCAAGTGTTAATTCCTCTAATTTGTCTCTGGAGGCATTTTCGTTTTCTAGTTCTACATATTTTTGAATCATTGGGTTTTTAATACTTCTAACTGGCGCACCATTGCGACGACCTGTTACAGTCGTGCTTGTATCCGTTGCGTCAAGTACCGCTTGTTTAAAGCTAGCTGGAACCGGACATTCCTCAGCAACAAGGAAAAGTGTGCCGATTTGGACACCACTTGCGCCTAATGCATAAACAGCTGCCATTCCGTGACCATCGGCAATTCCCCCTGCTGCAATGACAGGAATGTTCACTGCTGAAACGACTTGACGAACTAGTGCCATCGTTGTTGTTTCACCAACATGTCCCCCTGCTTCTGTACCTTCTGCAACAACTGCATCGACACCGATTTCTTCCATTTTTTGTGCAATTTTTACAGATGGGATAACTGCGATAACTTTAATTCCAGCTGCTTTAAATTTTTCCATAAATGGTTTAGGCGTTCCTGCCCCAGTTGTAACAACGCGCACATCTTCTTCAATAATGACATCGACAAGTTCTGGGCAATTTGGCATCATCAGCATGATATTTACAGCGAAAGGTTTCGTTGTTTTTTCTTTACAAAGACGAATTTGTTCTCGTAATGTGTCTGCTGACATTCCACCAGACGCGATAATTCCTAGCCCACCTGCATTTGATACCGCGGAAGCTAATTCATATGTGGCAATTTGTGCCATTGCCCCTTGTAAAATCGGATATTTGATTTGTAGCATTTCAGTTAAACTCATTTTCTTTTCTCCTCTCTATTTTTACGCTAATTCTTTAGTTGGTTGTTTTTTCTCACGTAATTTATAAACAATATTAATACAAAGTCCTACAGCAGCAAGTGCGATAGCTATATAGAAAGCTTGTGTGAAGTCGCCACCGTTTTGACCGGCGATTTGCGCTGCCATTTTTGGTGCAAAAAAGGCTGCTGTGGAATAACCAATGAAGACGATTCCGTAGTTGACGCCTTGATTTTTCGGACCGTAATTTTCCATAACGATGGACGGGAAAACGCCCATTGTTCCACCAAAGCAAAGCCCCAGCCCAATAATCCCGATAACAAATCCAACAACAGATTGAAGTGTTGCAAGTGCTAGTAAAGATAAAGCAATTACTGTATAAATAATCATTAATGTATTTGATCTACCTAGACGGTCAGATACAGCGCCCCAAACTACTCGACCTAAACAGTTGCTTAGTGAATAAATACTAACGTAAGCAGCAGCCGATGCAGCCGTTAAGCCAAACATATTTTGACCAATTAAGGATGCATTAGAAGCAATCATCAGACCTGAGAATGCGCCAATACCTAACATTAAAAGAATCAGGTAAAAAGTAACTGTTCGAACCATTCCCGTCCAAGGTACATTTACCATACCCGCTCCATTTCCAGCAGGTGGTGTCCAGCCTTTTGGTGCATAGCCAGCTGGTGCGACACGAATAAGGAAACTGCATCCAATGACAACTGCGATATAAACGGCCCCCATAATTTTAAATGCTGTCATTACGTTATACGTTTCAATTAAGTAGTTAGCAATCGGTGCAGCAATAATTGTCGCTCCGCCCATTCCAGCTGTAATAAGTCCTGAAGCAAGTCCACGTTTATCTGGGAAAAGTCGAATTGTGTTGCTAAGACATCCTGAATATGCAAAACCTTGTCCAAGCCCAGCAAGGACACCATAAGATAAGTAAAGCATTGTAGTGGAGGTAGCAAATCCTGTTAACGCAAAACCAAGCCCGAATAGTATACCTCCAATTAAAATCGCCCATTTTGCTTTCCCTTTATCCGTTAAAATCCCACCTAAAATAGTTGGAATCGGTCCAATCGCCGCATTAATTGTAAATGCCATCATAACTTGCGGGATTGTCCAGCCATGAGCGGCACTTAACGGTCCAGCAAATACACTAAATGCATATACTGCCCCCGTACAAAGTAGAACACCAACAGAACCAATTAAGACTCCCCAACGGTTTATTTCTTTTGTCATATAGATACTCCCTCTCGCGTTTGTTTTTCAATAATAGCTTTTAAGCCGCCCCATTCTTCGCTAAACATACCGCCATCCATTACTTTTAAATCGCTCGCAATAATGGGTTCGAATTCCATTTGTCCAAGAATATCCTTTTCTAAATCTACTCCTGGCGCGATTTCTGTTAGAACCATTTTGCCATTTTCTAAGCGAAATACAGCACGTTCTGTCACATAGAGGATTGTTTGATTGGTCGTAGAAGCATATTCGCCACTAAATGTGATTTGTTGAACTTGTTTGATAAACTTTTTAGCTTTTCCTTCTTGTAAAATCTCTAGTTTGCCGTCAGCTACCCGCGTCTTTAAACCACCTGCTGTAAATGTTCCGGCAAAAATTAATTTTTTCGCTGATTGGGAGATATTAATAAATCCACCGCACCCAGCAACTCTTGAGCCAAACTTGCTGACATTCACATTACCGGATTCGTCGGTTTGCGCCAAACCAAGTACGGATAAATCGAGTCCGCCACCATCGTAAAAATCGAACTGTGAATGATGGTCGACAATAGCTTCACTGTTATACGCATGACCGAAATCTGCTAACCCTGCTGGCACACCACCAACAGATCCTGCTTCCGTTGTTAGTATTAATTGGTCACTCACGCCTTCTTCCGCTGCAACAGTAGAGACGTTCACTGGAATTCCTACACCTAAATTTAGAATGGTTTGTGGTTCTAGTTCTGCTGCTGAACGACGCGCAATTACTTTACGGTCATCTAACGGAAGTGGCTCAATATCTCCAAGCGGAACTTGAATGTGCCCAGAAAAAGCTGGATTGTACTGTGTATTTTCAGTTTGGAAATGATTTTCTGGTTCTGAAATAATAATATGATCAACTAAAATTCCTGGAACTCTTACATCTTTAGGATTAAGCGATCCTTTTTTCGCAACAGATTCTACTTGTGCGATAACTATTCCACCTGAATTTCGAACTGCCTGTGCGATTGGCAAGACTTCCATATGTAAGCCTTCTTTTTCTAACGTTAAGTTCCCAAATTCATCTGCCACAGTTCCGCGAATGAGCGCAACTTGAATTGGAAAACTTGGATAGAATAGCCATTCTTCGTTGTGGATCGTCAATAGCTCTACTAAGTTATCTTTGGAACTTGCAGACATTTTTGCCCCTTCAATGCGTGGATCTACAAATGTTCCCATGCCAATTTTTGTAATCACTCCTGGCCTCTTAGCAGCAATTTCACGATACAGTTGTGTAATAACACCTTGTGGCAGATTGTATGCTTCACATTTGTCTTCTTCAATTAATTTCGCCATTTTGGGAGAAGCGATTGCAATTCCACCAATCCAGCGTTTAATCAATCCTTCATGTCCCCAGTGGCTCATTCCTTTTTCCCGACGATCACCAAGCGCACTAGCATGCATAACTGTAAGATTACGCGGAGCCCCTTCTTCTAAAAAACGCTTTTCAACCGCAATAGCCATTTCTTCATTAACACAAGCTAAACCGAAACCACTAAAAGCAACAGTATCGCCATCCTTTAATAATTTTGCTGCTTCACTAGCTTTTATTACTTTTGACAAATTCCTCACTCCTTATTGTTCAATTATTCACATATATTTGTAATGACATGCAGTTCTTTATAAAGCAACTTCCGTGCCAACATGAAAAATGGCTCTATAACACACTTTATAATATAAAACATTATTTATTGTCGCAAAAAAGAGACGTCAAAATGGTTGTTTTTACAAACAGGAGTCGCGAAAACGCAACAAAAAAGGTCTAATCGCAACATCCGATTAGGCCTTCTATTTAATGAAGTGTTTTTAGTTTTCGATATAAAACAGAACGATGAATTCCAAGTGTACTAGCAGCTTTTGTCACATTTCCATTACTTTCTTCGAGCACTCGCAGTATAAAGTGTTTTTCTACATCTTGCAAATAATCTTTCAAATAAAGTGAGTCTTTTTTTGTTTGTTCTTTAAAATGTAAGTCTAGTGCGAAATCATCTGTTTCTGCAACTGTTACTTCTTTATTTCCAGACATAACAACTAATCGCTCAATCTTGTTTCTAAGTTCGCGGACATTTCCTGGCCAATTATGAGAAAGTAATTCTTTCGTTTTATCGCCACTTAACTGAAAATCTTTTTGGTACTTTTGATTAAATTTTTGTATGAATTGACGTGCAAGACCAATAATATCTTGCGGTCGCTCTCTTAGTGCTGGAATGTGAACCGGCACAACATTAATACGATAATATAAATCACGCCTAAATGTTCCTTTTTCAACCATTTCTCCAAGGTTTCGATTTGTCGCTGAAATAAGTCTAAAGCGGCGTTTCGTCTCGGTTGTTGAGCCCAGTCTTCTTACCTCGCCAGTTTCAAGCACTCGGAGCATTTTCGCTTGAAGTTCTAACGGCATTTCAGAAATTTCATCTAAAAACAATGTACCGCCATCAGCTAGCTCAAGCATCCCGGGTTTTTCAATATCCGCACCGGTAAATGAGCCTTTTTCATGTCCGAAAAGCTCAGATTCAAATAGTGCTTTTGGGATTGCGGCACAGTTAATCGAGATAAAAGGCCCAGCAGCTTGTTTACTTTTTTCATGAATATAGCGCGACAAGACTTCTTTACCAGTACCAGACTCCCCGTATAATAAGACTTTACTGTCAAACGGAGCTATCTGGTTGCACACTCGAACTATCTGCTTCATCGCGACGCTCTCTGCTACTATCACAGTTCCATCATTTTCTTTATAATCTTCAAGAAGAAGTGACTCTTTATTGCCAGAAATTGCCTCACCACGCCATGTTTTAAAACTATCTGGTTGCGTTTCATCTGACATCGTAACAACTAAATGCACCGTGCCATCTGGATAGAGAATTGGTGTAGAAGTCGAACGAATACTAAAACCTTTCTTCGTATTGATCACTTTTGTTTTCTTTTGTTTTGTGCGGATTGCTTCTAGTGTGACAGAATCATTGTACACACCGTCTTCCACTAAGTCTCTTACATTACAACGAAGCAATTCTTCGAGCGACATTCCAACTGTAAGCGCAGTGAATTTATTAGAAATTAGAATATTCCCATCTGCATCCGTGACAAAAAGCGTTGTCGGCATATCCTTATTTAATTCGCCAAATGACTGTACTCCCAGCAAGTTATCCATTAAGTCAAACATTAAAAGCTCATCCTTTTGGACTAGTTCCCTAGTTATTTGCTCATCATTACACAATATATTATAACATAAGAAATCTGCCAGAAGTACTCGTTTTTTTGCGACAGACTAATTTCCGTCTGCAATACATACTTGATTTCGCCCAGTTAATTTTGCTTTATATAAAGCCTCATCCGCAGATTTAAATAATCCTTCACTTGTATTAGCGCCATCCTTACTGCTGCTAACCCCCACGGAAATCGTAATTTTCACCACTTGTCCACTTGGTATCATAAAATCGTATTCTTCTGTTTCTCTACGAACTTGTTCAGCAAAAAAATTCCCTTTTTCAATCGGGCAATCTAATAAGACAATGGAAAATTCTTCCCCGCCGTTTCTAAATGCCTCAGAACCGTCTGATGTATTTCGCTTTAAAATAATAGCTAATTGTTTCAAAATAGCATCACCAGCGTCATGACCATATGTATCATTAATATTTTTAAAGTAATCAATATCAATCAACATGAGCGTAACTTGTCTGCTCCCAGCATCCATCACATGATTTATTTTTTCATCAAATTGTCTTACATTCGATAATTTAGTCAAATAATCTAGCGTGGAGTCCTGCTCATATTTTTGGAAAAGTTGCTTTGATTTAATCATGTTGCTCATTAGTCCCGCTGAAACAGCCCCAATAACAAGCGCAATAAGTACGAAAACAGTCATATTTATCCAAAAATGAGACTCCCTAGCTAAAATCAAATGCAGGTTAATAACAACAAAACTACACGCGATGATATTCAAAATAAAAACGCCCCAAATTTTGAATTTCTCTATGCGTTTGCCAAAAATTGCTGTTATTATGCCGATTAACATCATCACAACAGCCGCCATAATAGCTGCGGAATTCACAGATAATAAAAAGCGCGATGCTGAAATGATAATAGCTGATACAATCGCGGGAATCGGCCCACCATAAAAGCCTACCATTATTATTGGAATGTGACGTAAATCGACAATCACATTATTCGAAATTGGAATCCCGAAAACCATCAGCGCAAAACCGAGAAGCCCAGCCCAAATTCCGATTACTATTTTTTTATTTGTTGATAATTCTTTTGTAATTGGTTCTTTATAAACTAAGGAAATAATATAAAAGCCTGCGAGCAATATCGCTGCATTACTTACCAACTGTTCGACCAAAAAGCATCCCCGCCTCTCACTTTGTTACTCAATACCCCAATATGCTCACAACTATTCATACGCACAAAGAAACAACCTCTGCAAAAATAGACGCTGTCCCAAAGCTTTATTCTTCTATTTTCTCAAAAAAAGTCCACAAAAGAAAATGATTTCCATTGTGGACGAAATTTTATTAGTAAGCTGTCCAACCTGCATCGGCTGTGATAACTGTACCATTAACAAAACTAGAGTCATCCGAAGCTAAAAATAGCGCGACTTTGGCAATTTCAGAAGCATCGCCAGCTCGGGGGTTAATCCCCATTCCAATCATGGCACGTTCTTGGCCGAATTCATCCGGCGCATAAATCGTTGTTCCAATGTTTGTATTTACAGCTCCTGGCGCAATTGCATTACAACGAATGTTTTTATTCGCATATTGGAATCCGACATTTTTCGTAAAGCCCACGACCGCATGTTTTGAAGCAGTATAAGCCGCTCCTGCTCTTGAACCAAATAGTCCGCCAGCAGAAGCAATGTTAACAATCACACCTTGTCCTTTTTCTTCAAAGATATGGAGTGCTTCTCGAGTTGCGCGCATGACACCAGTTGTGTTTATCGCAAACACTTTATCCCAAAGTTCATCTGTTAATTCACCAGCTGGTACAAAATTATCCATAATTCCAGCATTGTTGACTAAAATATCTAATGTTCCAAATGCCTCAATAGCTTGGTTAATCATATTTTCAATATCCTCTTGCTTTGTTACATTAGCTGCGACGGCAAGCCCAGTTCCGTGTTCTTTTTCGACTAGTTCGACTGTTTTTTGCGCCGCCTCTAAATTCAAATCTGCCACTACTACTTTTGCGCCTTCTTTAGCAAAAAGAATCGCAATTTGTTGCCCCATTCCAGATGCCGCACCAGTTACTACGGCTACTTTTCCATTTAATTTCCCCATTGTTATTTCCTCCTTCACTTTTGTTCCGCTAGAAAAAGAAATCAATCCCTTTCTATTTTTATTATAATCCCGGTATAAAACGCTTTCAATATGTAAAGAAAGCCTGTTTTGTTGATTAAGCAACACTTTTGCGTTATATGTATAGTAATAAGAAAATTTCTCAAATGGGAGGTTCTAAATCATGGATAGACGGGTTAAAAAAACAAAAAAAGCCTTCAATCAAGCCCTCTTCACACTACTTGACCAAAAAACCTTTCAGCAAATTACGATTACGGATATTGTCACAGAAGCAGATGTGAATCGCGGGACTTTTTATAAACACTATCGTGATAAAGAAGAACTGTTAGATAGCATCATTGAAGAAATTCTGATGGACTTAAAAAGTGCCTATCAAGATCCTTATTTACATACAAGTCATTTTTCTATTCAAACACTTACACCATCAATGATAAAAATATTTGATCATGTGTATCATCATCAAGCCTTTTACCGCCAAGTAATAAAATCGACTATTCGGCCCAGTTTTCAAAATCAGGTTTGTGACGTTATTCGAGAGCTTATATTAGATGATGTTGCGAGTTTCCCTGATAGTTCAGAAGCTAACCTCCAACTACTAGCCACTTATCAAGCGCATGCGATTTTTGGAATGATTGTTTTTTGGGCAGAAGAAGATTTTTCGCATTCGCCAGCATATATGTCGGAGCAATTACTTTATATTATTCATGCTAAAACACAACAAGTGTAATCCTTACATATTTGTTATGTTACTTTCTAGCTTTGTCACTTGAATCGAGGGCGTGAGCTGTTTTCCCTTGTTATAATGAAAGCATATTAGAAAGGTGTGTTGATTATGAATGATCATCGAATTTTAAATGCTTTAAGTTATTTTAGTATCTTGTTTGCACCAATTATTGTCCCGGTGCTTATTTGGATATTTGCTAAATCAGAAGAAGTTTCGCATCATGCTAAAGTTGCTTTATTAACTCATATTATTCCGACTATCGCTGGATTCCTTTGTTTCTCAAGTATTTTTGTTACAGCTACGACAAGTGGCGGCTTACTCGCAAATGTATCACTATTTGTTACTGGTAGTTTGTTTGTATTTACATTAGTTGCTGTTGTCGGACTATTTATTTTTAACATTGTTCGCGGCATTCAAATGTTATGTAAAAAAACAGAAGAAGATATTTGGATTTAATCAAAAAAGTGGCTATCCTTTGTAGGATAGCCACTTTTTTTAATCATTTATTTTTTTTGATTTTCTCAATAAGAATAGTCCCATGAAGCTAGCGAATAATCCAGTAAAGATTATTCCATATGGAGACTCATCTCCTGTTGAAGGAAGACTTGTTTTTACTGTAGGTTTCTTCGCCGGGTCTACCGGTTTAGTTGGTTTTACCGGTGTGACTGGTTTATCTGGATTTACCACGATTGGCGCTTTGTTTTTCTCGTATACAAAGGTTACTTTTTGTTCCGTTTCTTTGAATACGCCCTCTTTGTTCGTAGGTTGTTTTGTTAATTTATAACCTTTGATATCTTTTGCTTTCGTTGCATATTTATCGCCAACGATGCCAGTGTGAATTTCTTTCTCTGCTAATACATTGCCTTTTGTGTCAACAAATTCTGCGATGACTTTTCCGCTCACAACTGTTTTTAGGTTCGTTTTTGTTACTTGCAACGTTTCTTTTTGATCGAAAGTGATTTTCACATCAACAGGAACTGTATCTAATTCATAGCCTGCTGGTGCTTTTGTTTCAATCAATTGATAATC of Listeria monocytogenes contains these proteins:
- a CDS encoding TetR/AcrR family transcriptional regulator, encoding MDRRVKKTKKAFNQALFTLLDQKTFQQITITDIVTEADVNRGTFYKHYRDKEELLDSIIEEILMDLKSAYQDPYLHTSHFSIQTLTPSMIKIFDHVYHHQAFYRQVIKSTIRPSFQNQVCDVIRELILDDVASFPDSSEANLQLLATYQAHAIFGMIVFWAEEDFSHSPAYMSEQLLYIIHAKTQQV
- a CDS encoding DUF4870 domain-containing protein → MNDHRILNALSYFSILFAPIIVPVLIWIFAKSEEVSHHAKVALLTHIIPTIAGFLCFSSIFVTATTSGGLLANVSLFVTGSLFVFTLVAVVGLFIFNIVRGIQMLCKKTEEDIWI